A region of Acidobacteriota bacterium DNA encodes the following proteins:
- a CDS encoding lipase family protein, whose translation MNFDNGWCALTSPGRARVYFDRPGAPPFDAGATAYSPINAWWLAEISRLMYRAGGRGHHLRQAGLREVGFFSRGGTQGGVVATMDGAATPFTVLAFRGTDGVRDWITDLDCLRFRWSTGGNVHRGFAKAVLRVWEEIETLLGPLDAPLFITGHSLGAALATLAATLRPPRAVYNFGSPLTGDERFTELLSAVRLYRVVNNLDIVTTIPPWIGLRHGGELHYIGASSRVMTNPDRRAIAADREARVRASGEETRRRLWSPPQLACDHAPVNYVAHLERAALASHEKTAWTP comes from the coding sequence GTGAACTTCGACAACGGCTGGTGCGCGCTCACGAGCCCGGGACGGGCGCGCGTCTACTTCGACAGGCCGGGCGCGCCGCCCTTCGACGCCGGCGCCACGGCCTACTCCCCCATCAACGCCTGGTGGCTCGCCGAGATCTCGCGGCTCATGTACCGCGCGGGGGGGCGCGGTCACCATCTGAGGCAGGCCGGCCTCCGCGAGGTGGGGTTCTTCAGCCGCGGCGGAACGCAGGGAGGGGTCGTCGCCACGATGGACGGGGCCGCCACCCCGTTCACCGTCCTCGCCTTCCGCGGCACCGACGGCGTGCGGGACTGGATCACCGACCTCGACTGCCTGCGCTTCAGGTGGTCGACGGGGGGAAACGTCCACCGTGGGTTCGCGAAGGCGGTCCTGCGGGTCTGGGAGGAGATCGAGACGCTGCTCGGCCCCCTCGACGCGCCGCTCTTCATCACCGGCCACAGCCTCGGGGCGGCGCTCGCCACGCTGGCCGCGACGCTCCGGCCGCCGCGCGCCGTCTACAACTTCGGATCGCCGCTCACGGGCGACGAGAGGTTCACGGAGCTCCTCAGCGCGGTGAGGCTCTACCGCGTCGTCAACAACCTGGACATCGTGACGACCATTCCGCCGTGGATCGGACTGCGGCACGGCGGTGAGCTCCACTACATCGGCGCCTCGAGCCGCGTGATGACGAACCCCGATCGCCGCGCGATCGCCGCCGATCGCGAGGCAAGGGTGCGTGCGAGCGGGGAGGAGACTCGACGCCGACTCTGGAGTCCCCCCCAGCTTGCGTGCGATCACGCGCCGGTGAACTACGTCGCGCATCTCGAGCGCGCAGCGCTCGCTTCCCACGAGAAGACCGCTTGGACCCCGTAA
- a CDS encoding ferritin family protein — protein MDSASRKNVLEVLKSAIITELRGYEIYKAAAEKATDANCRLMFQKLAEDELAHKVFLEQNFKSILKDGAWSVPATPQNLSPLDHSEIITPDFLKRVKGGAFEMAAVATGCTLERAAIDFYAKAANDCEDEESAKTFRFLATWEMDHMRSLSELEFRMRDEYFAEQGFSRL, from the coding sequence ATGGACAGCGCGAGCCGGAAGAACGTCCTCGAAGTGTTGAAGTCCGCGATCATCACGGAGCTGCGCGGCTACGAGATCTACAAGGCCGCCGCCGAGAAGGCGACCGACGCGAACTGCCGCCTCATGTTCCAGAAGCTCGCCGAGGACGAGCTGGCGCACAAGGTCTTCCTCGAGCAGAATTTCAAGAGCATCCTCAAGGACGGCGCCTGGAGCGTTCCCGCCACGCCGCAGAACCTCTCCCCTCTCGACCACTCGGAGATCATCACCCCCGACTTCCTGAAGCGGGTGAAGGGGGGCGCCTTCGAGATGGCGGCGGTCGCGACGGGGTGCACCCTCGAGCGCGCGGCGATCGACTTCTACGCGAAGGCGGCCAACGACTGCGAGGACGAGGAGTCGGCGAAGACCTTCCGCTTCCTCGCCACGTGGGAGATGGATCACATGAGATCCCTCTCGGAGCTCGAGTTCCGGATGAGGGACGAGTACTTCGCCGAGCAGGGGTTCTCGCGGCTCTGA
- a CDS encoding type II toxin-antitoxin system HicB family antitoxin: MKQFNVLIERDAKGYYVATVPALRGCHTQAKSLDKLMARIQEAIELCLEVEGGGAEDLDFVGVQKVTVAR, from the coding sequence GTGAAGCAATTCAACGTGCTCATCGAACGAGACGCGAAGGGGTACTACGTCGCGACCGTTCCGGCCCTCCGTGGGTGTCATACGCAGGCCAAATCCCTCGACAAGCTGATGGCCCGCATCCAGGAGGCCATTGAATTGTGTCTCGAGGTCGAGGGCGGTGGAGCCGAAGACCTCGACTTCGTGGGTGTCCAAAAGGTGACCGTCGCGAGATGA
- a CDS encoding type II toxin-antitoxin system HicA family toxin — protein MTRLPRLTGKRVVAALRRAGFVVVRTKGSHHFLRHPDGLTTVVPVHVGESLGPGLLAKILSDCEMTPVEFQQLL, from the coding sequence ATGACGAGGCTCCCGCGGCTGACGGGTAAGCGGGTTGTGGCAGCTCTCAGGCGCGCGGGATTCGTGGTTGTTCGGACCAAGGGAAGCCACCATTTCCTGCGCCATCCCGATGGGCTGACGACGGTCGTGCCGGTTCACGTCGGCGAGTCCTTGGGACCCGGCTTGTTGGCCAAGATTCTCAGCGACTGCGAAATGACCCCGGTAGAGTTTCAGCAACTTCTGTAA
- a CDS encoding cysteine synthase family protein, with amino-acid sequence MSDLRAYDRISDAVGWTPLVRLRKSVAGFAGEVFAKIEFMNPMGSVKDRIARYIVEKALAEGKLREGDVIVENSSGNTAMGLAMMATLHGLKCKMVVRRQTSREKLDSLRAMGVDLVLVDGSLPPDHPESYNRMARRVAETTPRAFFTDQHNNRANNEAHYRTTGPEIWRQMDGRIDAVVAGMGTGGTLCGVARYLKEQDPRVKIVAVDPIGSVFYEHFKSGRVGTPAPSFLEGLGDEEIIGCPEFELLDDMLQVGDRDAFLAARDLARTEAIFAGGSSGAALCGVREWIRRLDRPARVVTIFPDSGSRYLSTIYNDGWMRERGFLAE; translated from the coding sequence ATGAGCGACCTTCGCGCGTATGACAGGATCTCCGACGCCGTCGGCTGGACTCCGCTCGTGCGTCTCCGGAAATCGGTGGCCGGGTTCGCCGGCGAGGTCTTCGCCAAGATCGAGTTCATGAACCCGATGGGGAGCGTGAAGGATCGGATCGCGCGCTACATCGTCGAGAAAGCACTGGCGGAGGGGAAGCTCAGGGAAGGCGACGTCATCGTCGAGAACTCGTCGGGGAACACGGCGATGGGGCTCGCGATGATGGCGACGCTCCACGGGCTCAAGTGCAAGATGGTCGTCCGACGCCAGACGAGCCGCGAGAAGCTCGACTCGCTCCGCGCGATGGGGGTCGATCTGGTCCTCGTGGACGGATCGCTCCCTCCCGATCACCCCGAGAGCTACAACCGGATGGCCCGTCGCGTGGCCGAGACGACGCCCCGCGCCTTCTTCACCGACCAGCACAACAACCGCGCGAACAACGAGGCCCACTACCGCACCACCGGCCCCGAGATCTGGCGGCAGATGGACGGGCGCATCGACGCCGTTGTCGCGGGAATGGGGACCGGGGGGACCTTGTGCGGCGTCGCCCGGTATCTGAAGGAGCAGGATCCGCGCGTGAAGATCGTCGCGGTGGATCCGATCGGCTCCGTCTTCTACGAGCACTTCAAATCGGGGCGCGTGGGAACTCCGGCGCCGTCGTTCCTCGAGGGGCTCGGCGACGAGGAGATCATCGGCTGCCCGGAGTTCGAGCTCCTCGACGACATGCTCCAGGTCGGCGACCGCGACGCCTTCCTCGCCGCGCGCGATCTCGCCCGCACCGAGGCCATTTTCGCCGGCGGCTCGAGCGGCGCGGCGCTCTGCGGCGTGCGAGAGTGGATCCGCCGGCTCGATCGGCCGGCGCGCGTCGTCACGATCTTCCCCGACTCCGGATCGCGGTACCTGAGCACGATCTACAACGACGGGTGGATGAGGGAGCGGGGGTTCCTTGCGGAGTAG
- a CDS encoding Fic family protein, translating into MNWKTFRFEFRLLPQPDEAARRLITIEALREAAANLILPPDWREQLDRLNRIRAIRGTTALEGNTMSEREISLELVAPAQGDSEGAGSIGKEQLQVRNAGIAQEWARNRFRPGVSPTTLDDILRLHELITKASDVANNTPGRFRRHEVTVGTDDMGGVHRGAPHEQLRTLMPELVEFVNSTKVRDLHPVIQALLAHFFLVTIHPFGDGNGRVSRLLEAGILFQGGYNVHGFYGLSNFFYRHEREYKTLLQASRQANPFDVTPFVSFGIDGFAAELQGINNFIKTKLNRLVYGAMLVRSHDKRVGARRRLLNQREYRLLDFLLKETEPVDPFSIPPSRSISWPELVDHHFIRAAYGEVTRRTLVRELSRLRDIGFIRFSQGNPESEPTVELDFDAVSKY; encoded by the coding sequence GTGAATTGGAAGACCTTTCGATTCGAGTTTCGGCTCCTTCCGCAGCCGGACGAGGCCGCGCGGCGTCTCATCACGATCGAAGCCTTGCGGGAAGCCGCGGCCAACCTGATCCTGCCCCCCGACTGGCGCGAGCAACTCGACCGACTCAACCGGATTCGCGCGATTCGTGGGACGACGGCGCTTGAGGGAAATACGATGTCCGAGCGGGAGATCTCCCTCGAGCTCGTCGCCCCGGCTCAAGGTGACTCGGAAGGTGCGGGCTCAATCGGCAAGGAGCAGCTCCAGGTTCGAAACGCGGGCATCGCGCAGGAATGGGCCAGGAACCGGTTCCGGCCTGGTGTGTCCCCCACGACCCTCGACGACATACTCAGGCTCCATGAGCTGATCACGAAAGCGTCCGACGTTGCGAACAACACGCCCGGAAGATTTCGGCGCCATGAAGTGACCGTCGGCACCGACGACATGGGAGGCGTGCACCGAGGGGCGCCTCACGAGCAGCTCCGCACCTTGATGCCGGAGTTGGTGGAGTTCGTCAACTCGACGAAGGTGCGCGATCTCCACCCGGTCATCCAGGCGCTTCTCGCCCATTTCTTCCTCGTCACCATCCATCCCTTCGGCGACGGCAACGGGCGCGTGTCCAGGCTTCTCGAGGCGGGGATCCTCTTCCAGGGTGGATACAACGTGCACGGGTTCTACGGGCTCTCCAATTTTTTCTACCGGCACGAACGGGAGTACAAGACTCTCCTTCAGGCCTCGAGGCAGGCGAACCCGTTCGACGTCACGCCGTTCGTCTCTTTCGGAATCGATGGATTCGCCGCCGAGCTGCAGGGAATCAACAACTTCATCAAGACCAAGCTGAACCGCCTCGTCTACGGAGCGATGCTCGTTCGATCGCACGACAAGCGCGTCGGAGCCCGGCGGCGTCTTCTGAACCAGAGGGAGTACCGACTGCTCGATTTCCTGTTGAAGGAGACCGAGCCTGTCGATCCCTTCTCGATCCCACCCTCCCGAAGCATTTCATGGCCCGAGCTCGTGGATCACCACTTCATCCGCGCGGCATACGGCGAGGTCACGCGGAGGACACTCGTCCGGGAGCTATCCCGGTTGCGGGACATCGGGTTCATCAGATTCTCCCAAGGCAATCCCGAATCGGAGCCGACCGTGGAGCTCGACTTCGACGCGGTCTCGAAGTACTGA
- a CDS encoding (2Fe-2S)-binding protein translates to MPDQTDPHEKDPGGDGVSRRTFLKGAGLTAAGAAAAEAALLGAGLAAGGPKTLGPGAVPIVLKVNGAERRIEVEPRTTLADALRTNLALTGTKIVCDRGACSSCTVLVDGLPVNSCMTFALDVGAREITTIEGLAKGDVLHAVQAGFIAADAMQCGFCTSGMVMSCAALVHRKPYPTREEVTEAISGNLCRCGTYPHVVDALVHTAESGGEKGA, encoded by the coding sequence ATGCCGGACCAGACGGATCCCCACGAGAAAGATCCGGGCGGCGACGGGGTCTCGCGCCGCACCTTCCTGAAAGGGGCGGGGCTCACCGCCGCCGGGGCGGCCGCCGCGGAGGCGGCGCTCCTCGGTGCGGGGCTCGCGGCAGGGGGGCCGAAGACGCTCGGTCCCGGGGCGGTGCCGATCGTCTTGAAGGTCAACGGCGCCGAGCGGCGGATCGAGGTGGAGCCGCGCACGACGCTCGCCGACGCGCTCCGGACGAACCTCGCGCTCACCGGCACCAAGATCGTCTGCGATCGCGGGGCGTGCTCCTCGTGCACCGTCCTCGTCGACGGCCTTCCCGTGAACTCGTGCATGACCTTCGCCCTCGACGTGGGCGCGCGCGAGATCACGACCATCGAAGGGCTCGCGAAGGGGGACGTGCTCCACGCCGTGCAGGCGGGGTTCATCGCCGCCGACGCGATGCAGTGCGGTTTCTGCACGTCGGGGATGGTGATGTCGTGCGCGGCGCTCGTTCACAGGAAGCCTTACCCCACGCGCGAGGAGGTCACCGAGGCGATCAGCGGCAACCTGTGCCGGTGCGGCACCTACCCGCACGTCGTCGACGCTCTCGTCCACACGGCCGAGTCGGGCGGCGAAAAGGGGGCGTGA